Proteins encoded by one window of Deinococcus yavapaiensis KR-236:
- a CDS encoding ABC transporter substrate-binding protein codes for MVDKNLVGSAILAALLAGSAGAQSRTITIGLGYIPNVQFAPFYTAEQQGYFKREGLNVKFQHGYVSELMPLLLQGKLDFVVGDPEDAILARVQGAPVKYVMAVYQKLPATLFSLPGEGIDAANDLRGKTIGIPGAFGSSYFALQAFLKANKLSERDVRLAPIGFTQLEAVRAKRVDAAVGFVNNEVVQLRASGIRPNTLDLTKAYPMVGAGLITTEKVLADAVAKKVVRAAQRGVTFTISNPQRAFEIATSAAYAGPNGGTLDVLKASVALMRGGAFVGAIDARNWGTAVGFLQTSGQVPKRFKPSDFYSGAYLDKSVK; via the coding sequence ATGGTGGACAAGAACTTGGTCGGATCGGCGATTCTCGCCGCCCTGCTCGCGGGAAGCGCGGGCGCTCAGTCGCGCACGATCACGATCGGCCTCGGCTACATTCCGAACGTGCAGTTCGCGCCCTTCTACACGGCCGAGCAGCAAGGCTACTTCAAGCGCGAAGGGTTGAACGTGAAGTTCCAGCACGGCTACGTGTCCGAACTCATGCCGCTGCTGCTGCAAGGCAAGCTGGACTTCGTGGTCGGCGACCCCGAGGACGCGATCTTGGCGCGGGTGCAAGGCGCGCCCGTGAAGTACGTCATGGCGGTGTACCAAAAGCTTCCGGCGACGTTGTTCAGCTTGCCGGGCGAAGGCATCGACGCGGCGAACGACTTGCGCGGCAAGACGATCGGCATTCCGGGTGCGTTCGGCTCCTCGTACTTCGCGCTCCAAGCGTTTCTCAAGGCGAACAAGCTGTCCGAGCGCGACGTGCGCCTCGCGCCGATCGGGTTCACGCAACTCGAAGCGGTGCGCGCCAAGCGGGTGGACGCCGCCGTAGGTTTCGTCAACAACGAGGTCGTGCAACTGCGGGCGTCGGGAATCCGCCCCAACACCCTCGACCTCACGAAGGCGTACCCGATGGTCGGGGCGGGACTCATCACGACCGAGAAGGTGCTGGCGGACGCCGTCGCGAAGAAGGTCGTGCGGGCCGCGCAGCGAGGCGTGACCTTCACGATCTCCAATCCGCAACGCGCCTTCGAGATCGCGACGAGCGCCGCGTACGCGGGGCCGAACGGCGGGACGTTGGACGTGCTCAAAGCGTCCGTGGCCCTCATGCGTGGCGGCGCCTTCGTCGGCGCCATCGACGCACGAAACTGGGGAACCGCCGTGGGATTCTTGCAGACGAGCGGCCAAGTGCCCAAGCGCTTCAAGCCGTCGGACTTCTATAGCGGCGCTTATCTCGACAAGTCCGTGAAGTAA